In Aspergillus fumigatus Af293 chromosome 2, whole genome shotgun sequence, a genomic segment contains:
- a CDS encoding DUF92 domain-containing protein, protein MKPIIAVPAVLALAHRAWSRKTLTPLGIITAVLTAIAHVLHPWSTPFALLAVFYLGGSKVTKVKHEVKSRLTLSATGAEGGETQRTHIQVLANSVVATVLVLLHAWVLVYGAEKEEEECFSLGRRAGDVLVVGFVANYAAVAADTFSSELGILSKSKPRLITSPTLRVVPPGTNGGVTATGLLAGLLGAFSIAVTSAILIPYCSGEASGPVSRLQWVLAMTVWGTLGSVVDSILGGLLQASVVDKRSGKIVEGTGGGKVLVHPSSTRFGSTAPVSGFSRSTDGSVHLRNTEEVANAAVLKGTRATGTSRGMSPGRATEPHHESRRVESGWDVLDNNAVNVLMAFMMSVGGMFIACWAWDFSVSDVGRSIGVF, encoded by the exons ATGAAACCCATCATCGCCGTCCCCGCTGTTCTGGCGCTCGCCCACCGCGCCTGGTCACGCAAGACCCTCACTCCATTAGGCATCATCACCGCAGTCCTGACCGCGATCGCGCACGTCCTGCATCCATGGTCCACGCCCTTTGCGCTCCTCGCGGTGTTTTATCTGGGTGGCTCGAAGGTCACGAAG GTCAAACACGAGGTCAAGTCCCGGCTTACACTCTCCGCGACGGGCGCTGAGGGCGGCGAGACCCAGCGCACCCATATCCAGGTGTTGGCGAACTCGGTCGTCGCGACGGTGCTGGTCCTGCTACATGCGTGGGTTCTGGTCTATGgtgcggagaaggaggaggaggagtgtTTCTCGCTTGGTCGGCGGGCGGGAGATGTTTTGGTTGTGGGGTTCGTGGC GAACTACGCTGCTGTCGCTGCGGATACGTTTTCCTCGGAGCTGGGGATTCTCTCCAAGTCGAAGCCAAGGCTGATAACTTCGCCTACGCTCCGGGTTGTGCCGCCTGGTACGAACGGTGGGGTTACGGCTACGGGCTTGTTGGCTGGTCTGCTGGGGGCGTTTTCGATTGCGGTGACGTCGGCCATTCTCATTCCTTATTGCTCGGGAGAGGCGTCTGGGCCTGTGAGCCGGCTGCAGTGGGTCCTGGCTATGACGGTTTGGGGTACGTTGGGAAGCGTGGTGGACAGTATCCTGGGAGGACTGTTACAGGCGAGCGTGGTGGATAAGCGCAGCGGGAAAATTGTCGAGGGTACTGGTGGTGGAAAA GTCCTCGTCCACCCGTCCTCCACCCGATTTGGCAGCACGGCGCCGGTGTCAGGCTTCTCTCGCAGTACTGATGGGAGCGTACACCTCCGCAATACCGAGGAGGTTGCGAATGCTGCCGTGTTGAAAGGTACTCGGGCTACGGGGACTTCGAGAGGCATGTCGCCAGGGCGGGCCACGGAGCCGCATCATGAGAGCCGGCGGGTCGAGAGCGGATGGGATGTCCTGGATAATAATGCTGTGAATGTTTTGATGGCTTTCATGATGAGTGTGGGCGGTATGTTCATTGCATGCTGGGCGTGGGATTTCTCTGTCAGTGACGTTGGACGATCTATTGGCGTCTTTTGA
- a CDS encoding putative pyruvate formate lyase activating enzyme, whose protein sequence is MASLSRTLRPFAPRRVRWGSPLSPVIPRRFLGIPPQFLLDEYIPRYQLLSSVDAAKKRSLAYAHLQNCNLCPRHCGVNRYEETGVCLIGAETAKVNVIAPHRGEEPCIQGYHGSGSVFFSGCNLRCVFCQNHDIAHQRNGFDLTPEELAEWYVKLQQVGNVHNINLVTPEHVVPQVALSILAARDMGLKIPIIYNTSSFDSLESLQLMDGLVDIYLPDFKVWKSTTSKRLLKADDYAETAKESIKEMHRQVGDLSFTSDGIAKKGVLLRHLVMPGKEDEGREIMRWLAENVSKDLYVHIMEQYHPDAHVGKKKRTTRNASQEDRTEVRYADINRAVRDEELGSVKDAAVAAGLWRFCEVNEHGGFHL, encoded by the exons atggccaGCCTCAGCAGAACATTACGACCCTTCGCTCCTCGCCGAGTTCGCTGGGGCTCGCCTTTGTCTCCCGTAATACCCAGACGATTCCTTGGCATCCCACCTCAATTTCTTCTAGACGAATATATCCCACGATATCAACTTCTATCGTCCGTGGACGCAGCAAAGAAACGGTCCCTCGCTTACGCTCACCTACAGAACTGCAATCTGTGTCCCCGTCATTGCGGCGTGAATCGGTACGAAGAGACAGGGGTGTGCTTGATCGGCGCGGAAACGGCCAAGGTCAATGTCATTGCGCCGCACCGAGGTGAAGAGCCATGTATACAGGGATATCATGGAAGCGGGTCTGTATTTTTCTCTGGGTGCAATCTGCGCTGTGTCTTTTGTCAGAACCAT GATATTGCTCACCAGCGAAACGGCTTCGATTTGACCCCTGAAGAACTGGCGGAGTGGTACGTCAAACTTCAACAGGTGGGAAATGTGCATAATATCAACCTTGTCACGCCAGAGCACGTGGTACCTCAGGTGGCTCTCTCGATCCTGGCCGCCCGTGACATGGGCCTGAAGATACCCATCATTTACAATACGTCTTCATTTGACTCGCTTGAGTCGCTCCAATTGATGGATGGATTGGTGGACATATACCTGCCTGATTTCAAAGTATGGAAGAGCACCACGTCTAAGCGGCTGCTCAAGGCAGATGACTACGCCGAAACCGCCAAGGAAAGCATCAAGGAGATGCACAGGCAGGTCGGCGATCTGTCCTTTACATCCGATGGCATTGCGAAGAAAGGCGTATTACTACGGCATCTGGTCATGCCGGGGAAAGAAGACGAGGGCCGCGAGATCATGCGCTGGCTCGCGGAGAACGTCTCGAAGGATCTTTATGTGCATATCATGGAACAGTACCACCCTGACGCACATGttggcaagaagaagcggacCACGAGAAATGCAAGTCAGGAAGACAGGACTGAGGTCCGCTATGCAGATATCAACCGGGCTGTTCGCGATGAAGAACTGGGTTCTGTCAAGGATGCTGCAGTAGCGGCTGGTTTATGGCGATTCTGTGAGGTCAACGAACATGGGGGGTTTCATCTATGA
- a CDS encoding DUF323 domain protein produces MSPLPCPSKKVEIVDIHRNDVEFSLVNEIRKGLNPPEGTPRSLPTMLLYDAQGLKLFEEITYVDEYYLTNAEIEVLQNHSKKIVERVPENAQLLELGSGNLRKIKILLQEFERTGKHVDYYALDLSLSELQRTFVEVSSDEYSHVDLHGLHGTYDDALAWLSNPQNLQRPTVVMSMGSSIGNFSREGAAEFLAQFARLLKPSDLMIIGLDACTDPDKVYKAYNDSKGITQRFYENGLLHANAVLGYEAFQLSEWEVVTDYDVAGGRHRAFYSPKQNVTIDGVLLQKGEKLVFEEATKYSPQQREQLWRDANLVLCEELGISSEEYHIHLLSPPTLSLPSQPSEYAANPVPSFKEFQSLWTAWDTVTKAMVPREELLAKPIKLRNALIFYFGHIPTFTDIHLTRALGGSPTEPRNYRQIFERGIDPDVDNPEHCHSHSEIPDEWPPLAEILDYQDRVRSRVDSVLQRDDITQNRCLGEALWIGFEHEAMHLETFLYMLLQSDKTLPPPLADRPDFEKLFHQARANAKPNEWFAIPEQTLSIGFDDTDEQSLPDVSFGWDNEKPQRTITVRAFEAQAHAITNGEYAKYLQATRQRRRPESWVLTHSDENYPISKGVTLESSQATKDFMDNFAVRTVFGPVPLEFAQDWPVMASYDELALYAEWVGCRLPTYEEVKSIYNYSAQLKETRQHEPSDHESNGVKGINRDMVTNGHSKVHQDKPRTPERQPIQPPSQSTMPVFVDLHGCNVGFKHWHPTPVIQNGDRLAGHGELGGVWEWTSTPLTPHDGFKAMDIYPGYTADFFDGKHNIVLGGSWATHPRIAGRTTFVNWYQHNYPYTWAGARLVRSQ; encoded by the exons ATGTCCCCGTTGCCGTGTCCTTCGAAAAAGGTCGAGATTGTCGATATACATCGAAATGACGTGGAATTCTCGCTCGTGAATGAGATTCGCAAGGGCCTCAACCCTCCCGAGGGTACTCCAAGATCATTGCCCACCATGCTGCTCTACGACGCTCAAGGGCTTaagctcttcgaggagaTCACCTACGTGGATGAGTACTACCTGACCAACGCGGAAATCGAAGTGTTGCAGAACCACTCCAAGAAGATTGTGGAACGCGTCCCCGAGAACGCACAATTATTGGAGCTGGGTAGTGG GAACCTTCGTAAGATCAAGATCCTTCTTCAAGAGTTCGAGCGGACAGGAAAGCACGTCGACTACTATGCGTTGGATCTATCCCTGTCAGAGCTACAGCGGACCTTTGTCGAGGTATCATCTGACGAGTACTCTCACGTTGATCTCCACGGTCTTCACGGGACCTATGATGATGCCCTTGCCTGGCTGAGCAATCCCCAGAACCTACAGCGTCCCACTGTGGTTATGTCTATGGGATCCTCAATTGGGAATTTCAGTCGTGAAGGTGCAGCAGAGTTTCTTGCCCAATTTGCTCGGCTGCTCAAGCCATCCGATCTGATGATCATTGGGCTAGATGCTTGTACAGACCCGGACAAGGTCTACAAGGCATACAACGATTCAAAGGGCATTACTCAGAGGTTCTACGAGAATGGGCTATTACATGCGAATGCAGTCCTTGGATACGAGGCATTCCAACTTTCGGAATGGGAGGTGGTGACAGACTACGACGTTGCCGGGGGCCGACATCGAGCATTCTACTCACCGAAGCAGAATGTTACAATCGATGGCGTGCTTCTGCAAAAAGGCGAGAAATTGGTTTTTGAAGAGGCAACAAAGTATAGCCCTCAACAACGGGAGCAACTCTGGCGGGATGCAAACCTCGTCCTTTGTGAGGAGCTTGGAATTAGCTCTGAGGAATACC ATATCCATCTGCTGTCACCGCCAACCCTCAGCCTTCCCAGTCAACCGTCCGAATATGCTGCCAATCCAGTTCCGAGCTTCAAAGAATTCCAGTCATTGTGGACCGCTTGGGACACTGTGACAAAGGCCATGGTGCCCCGCGAAGAACTCCTCGCGAAACCTATCAAGCTTCGCAATGCATTGATCTTCTACTTTGGACACATCCCCACATTCACGG ACATCCACTTGACACGGGCTCTTGGTGGCTCTCCAACAGAACCACGAAACTATCGACAGATTTTCGAGCGTGGGATTGACCCCGACGTAGACAATCCCGAGCACTGTCACTCCCATAGTGAGATTCCGGATGAATGGCCTCCCCTTGCTGAGATACTGGATTATCAGGATAGAGTCAGAAGTAGGGTTGATTCGGTTTTGCAGAGGGATGACATAACACAGAACCGCTGCCTGGGGGAAGCACTCTGGATTGGCTTCGAACACGAAGCGATGCACCTAGAGACCTTTCTCTATATGCTTTTGCAGAGTGACAAGACCCTCCCACCGCCCCTTGCAGACAGACCAGATTTTGAGAAGTTGTTCCATCAGGCCAGAGCGAACGCGAAACCAAATGAATGGTTTGCTATACCAGAACAGACATTATCCATCGGTTTTGACGATACTGACGAACAATCTTTGCCTGATGTGTCTTTTGGATGGGACAATGAGAAGCCTCAGCGAACGATCACAGTTCGTGCTTTCGAAGCACAGGCTCATGCTATAACAAACGGCGAATATGCCAAATATCTGCAAGCGACTCGTCAGCGCCGGCGGCCAGAGTCGTGGGTTCTAACTCATTCGGATGAGAATTATCCAATCTCCAAGGGGGTGACTCTGGAGAGCAGCCAAGCCACAAAGGATTTCATGGACAACTTCGCTGTCCGCACCGTCTTTGGACCTGTTCCGCTTGAATTCGCGCAGGATTGGCCTGTTATGGCTTCCTATGACGAACTGGCCCTATACGCCGAATGGGTGGGCTGCAGACTTCCCACTTATGAGGAGGTCAAGAGTATCTACAACTACTCCGCTCAGCTGAAGGAGACAAGACAACATGAGCCATCAGATCACGAGAG CAACGGTGTGAAGGGCATTAACCGTGATATGGTGACGAACGGGCACTCGAAGGTTCACCAGGATAAGCCCCGGACCCCAGAACGTCAGCCAATCCAACCTCCTTCCCAAAGCACAATGCCAGTATTTGTTGACCTCCACGGTTGCAACGTTGGGTTCAAGCACTGGCACCCTACCCCGGTCATCCAGAACGGCGATCGACTCGCCGGTCACGGTGAGCTGGGAGGAGTCTGGGAATGGACCAGCACGCCACTGACGCCACATGATGGCTTCAAGGCCATGGATATTTATCCAGGTTATACAG CGGACTTCTTTGATGGAAAGCACAACATTGTCCTGGGTGGTTCATGGGCCACGCATCCTAGAATTGCGGGACGGACAACATT CGTCAACTGGTATCAGCACAACTATCCTTACACTTGGGCGGGAGCACGTCTCGTGCGCAGCCAGTAG